From Herpetosiphon gulosus, a single genomic window includes:
- a CDS encoding expansin EXLX1 family cellulose-binding protein: MLVRHHFTRWLLFASLFMILLGSYAWQQQSFAQNPATITNPWAIRQGQATHYTATGLGNCSIPVPNDLLFGAMNNPDYATADYCGAFVKITGPLGSVTVQITDRCPECQTGHIDLSPQAFDRIANRVTGIVPITWQLISNSATTGKVSYHFKDGSSQWWTAVQPRNHRNAIAKFEYRMGQAAYKVAPRFIFNYFIAETGMGTGPYSFRTTDVYGNIIVDENIGLGDDVIRTGTQQFPYMTPPGSATPTPSPTPRPTIPPESLTNHVWLPYTRK, from the coding sequence ATGCTTGTTCGACATCATTTTACGCGCTGGTTATTGTTTGCAAGTTTGTTCATGATTTTGCTTGGCAGCTATGCGTGGCAACAACAGAGTTTTGCCCAAAATCCGGCCACAATCACCAATCCTTGGGCAATTCGCCAAGGCCAAGCTACCCATTACACCGCCACTGGTTTGGGCAATTGTAGTATTCCTGTGCCCAACGATTTGCTATTCGGGGCCATGAATAACCCCGATTATGCTACCGCCGATTATTGTGGCGCGTTCGTTAAAATTACTGGGCCATTGGGATCGGTCACAGTCCAAATTACCGACCGCTGCCCTGAATGTCAAACTGGTCATATCGACCTTAGCCCACAAGCCTTCGACCGCATCGCCAATCGAGTTACTGGCATTGTGCCGATCACTTGGCAGTTAATCAGCAATTCAGCCACCACAGGCAAGGTCAGTTATCATTTCAAAGATGGTAGTAGCCAATGGTGGACGGCGGTGCAGCCCCGCAATCATCGTAATGCTATCGCCAAATTTGAATATCGCATGGGTCAAGCGGCTTATAAAGTTGCCCCACGTTTTATTTTTAATTATTTTATTGCCGAGACCGGTATGGGCACTGGCCCCTACAGCTTTCGCACCACCGATGTCTATGGCAATATAATTGTTGATGAAAATATTGGGCTTGGCGATGATGTGATTCGCACTGGAACCCAGCAATTTCCCTATATGACTCCGCCTGGTTCAGCCACCCCAACACCCAGCCCAACCCCACGCCCAACCATCCCACCCGAAAGTCTAACCAACCATGTTTGGCTGCCCTATACTCGTAAATAG